A section of the Harmonia axyridis chromosome 2, icHarAxyr1.1, whole genome shotgun sequence genome encodes:
- the LOC123672836 gene encoding probable medium-chain specific acyl-CoA dehydrogenase, mitochondrial has product MATLQKLSRNLLCSKQRRLFLSSKLNNSSGYSFALSDTQKEIQDVARKFAREEILPIAAQHDKTGEYPHQIVKKAWDLGLINGHIPEDIGGMGNSVFTGCLVAEELGYGCTGIATALEATGLGQTPVIIGGNKEQQKKYLGRLLEEPLLAAYCVTEPVAGSDVAGIKTKAEKKGDEYILNGQKMWITNGGVANWYFVLARTNPDPKAPASKAFTGFIVEREWPGVTPGRKEQNMGQRASDTRGITFEDVRIPKENVLIGEGAGFKIAMGTFDKTRPPVASAATGLAQRCLDEASKYANERKTFGVPISHHQAVAFILADMGIGVELARLAWMKAAWEVDNGKRNTYSASIAKCFAADVANKNATDAVQIFGGNGFNTEYPVEKLMRDAKIYQIYEGTAQIQRIILSRQIIDRAKELN; this is encoded by the exons TGAGTGATACTCAAAAAGAAATTCAAGATGTTGCGAGAAAATTTGCTCGGGAAGAAATTTTACCAATTGCTGCTCAACATGATAAAACTGGAGAGTACCCTCATCAAATTGTCAAGAAAGCTTGGGATTTGGGACTTATTAATGGTCACATACCGGAAGATATCG GAGGAATGGGTAATAGTGTGTTTACTGGATGTTTAGTAGCTGAGGAACTTGGTTATGGTTGCACAGGTATAGCTACAGCATTAGAAGCGACAGGATTAGGG CAAACACCTGTTATTATTGGTGGTAACAAAGAGCAACAGAAAAAATATCTTGGGCGCCTACTGGAGGAACCTCTTCTTGCT GCTTATTGTGTAACTGAACCAGTTGCTGGATCAGATGTGGCAGGTATCAAAACAAAAGCTGAAAAGAAGGGTGATGAATACATTCTTAATGGACAAAAAATGTGGATTACAAATGGAGGTGTTGCAAACTG GTATTTTGTATTGGCTCGTACCAATCCAGATCCAAAAGCTCCTGCAAGTAAAGCTTTTACTGGTTTCATAGTAGAAAGGGAGTGGCCTGGAGTAACTCCAGGAAGGAAGGAACAAAATATGGGTCAGAGGGCCAGTGATACGAGAGGTATTACATTTGAAGATGTTCGAATTCCAAAGGAAAATGTTCTAATTGGAGAAGGTGCTGGATTCAAGATTGCTATGGGCACCTTTGACAAAACTAGACCACCA GTTGCATCAGCAGCTACAGGCTTAGCACAAAGATGCTTAGATGAAGCTTCTAAATATGCAAATGAACGTAAAACTTTTGGAGTACCAATATCACATCATCAAGCTGTAGCTTTCATTTTGGCTGATATGGGTATTGGCGTTGAACTAGCAAGATTGGCATGGATGAAAGCTGCTTGGGAAGTTGATAACG GTAAGAGGAACACTTATTCTGCTTCGATTGCTAAATGTTTTGCTGCTGATGTTGCCAACAAGAATGCTACAGATGCTGTACAAATTTTCGGAGGCAATGGATTTAACACCGAATATCCAGTTGAAAAACTGATGAGAGATgcaaaaatttatcaaatttatGAGGGAACTGCTCAAATTCAGAGAATAATTTTATCTAGACAAATAATCGACAGAGCTAAAGAATTGAATTAA